The DNA region GATCCTCCCAATTAAAATTCAAACAGGGCAATTTAATCTGGGGAGTTTTATGTGCATATAAGATTTGTcacaaaagaggaggaagaaggcggggcttagcagtgagaagatggaatttcaggctactcctgaaattcctctataccaaaggatttttggacgggttctttgaaccctagctgtcccggagacgacagtgaaggtggggagggacccaggaccccagagatatccgcaaatctctggggggggtattaactcctcgtgccaattcctttttggattagctgcgtgctaactgaaactgcaggttgcctctaagaatggaagaagtgatgtcatctggtaagctgattttattatccaagagagactgttcgtgttaaaaaattaagctaactgaatccaaagaacaggaagatttagcggcgaattggctctttctaatggatttatgactggtagttactttacttcttaaatgcttcaagaaactccgcgacatcctcccccctctgaatctccctaagtggatcgtaaaacttatctcctactaattagcccgtcacgattcgacatttttattactttactacctagttctgtttacaactagataagattggcagcctgtaagagactaaaaaaaaaaatgctttgaagcttgtggggaaaaaaaaaagagagcttctaatttttaactacgacacatcatggcgtcccaaaatatcTCTAAGActtcatttcagactcttttctctgcgtgtagaggactctttgattcttaccaaaaactggaaagaaaactggatcaactgattctaaaatatgaagttaaaactgagatcgttgaatgcttaaatgttcctgaaacacaaatggaaaatgtgagaaatggtgtctggtctatctcagaggaagaaaggaggggggaagctataaagacgactcatttaaagagagagtgtgcaggaggaatggagaatccacccttgagaattaaagttaatttgggaaattttataagcctaggacaacattattatttcatcaccgacattcagaatccaaaggtgccgaaatatttgtgtttggatttgcttatggaaacatttggtaaatttatccaacgaatggctattggacggaggaaatctcgttgttggagggacacaggctgacagatgggacaatacaacctaaaattagctagatcggattacttcaatttgtaatagatatagctgaataatgactgatatggatagcaatatatataatttggaactggctgatagattgatgaatacaattgaaaactagttaaacctaattgctttttcttgtaacagatattgctgaataataattgatattgatagtaatgtatataatgtggagttgatatgataactaacaattggatatgagaaaacacctttagattatacataaagagtattaactataataattagcactattaaaaaactaaataaaattcatacaatcaaatgttaatcaatactgggaaaatgttatgatatatgatataattgaatattatggatgtttagctaaaataggacatgaggatttgatgataatagaggattttacaagtaagtaaatgaaatgccagcatgtgttatggactaattccttagcatagctaaggatgaaggatgtttaaataaccataataattaaaactggaggtataatgatgttgatatggtaaatattcgagttaagatatctgaattaatatgaactaacggaagagaagcaccaaaacatgttgtaaccagttgatatacttcttttttttttcataatagacacctgtgttttgttttgttttcctgattgtcgtttttgtctttttttgtattatctactatcctttattctaatttttaatttctatttgtccttttttcctttttctttttctttttttgatttttctcccttcccatcggtgtgggtaggtattgtttaagattattactcctaccaatatttctaaataataattacagttaaatgaaaatggatatataataatgcttgagttaatatgagttatgttggttgactgtggaggagatgtaccaaaacttatctgtaattgattgatatattaagaaagatgctgtacccgttttaaactaaaactaaaaaacatttaataaaaaaaaaaaaaagatttgtcacAAAAGAATAATGGCTGCAGTTTAGAGCTTATTTGTTTAATATCTCAGCGCATATATCAAAATATACGAACAACTATAGAGTAGAAACTAATATTATTGTACATGTATAAACTTTGGAAACAATTTTAAATCTGAGACATTTTTATCAGAGGAGATGGAATTATATCAATATAATGAATAGTTACTACCTCTAATCAACATAAAGATATTAGTACAATGGGCATGAGAATACAAAATAGTATCAAAGTAAGACATACTAAATCTTTTTACGTGTCAATTGGCTTGTGGTTCACCATCGACACATGAAAAAAGCAATCTTTTTACCTCCTATGAATGCTGCTATGGTGTGTGGCTCAGCAGCTCCGTATCGACAactacaaaaagaaaacaaagttgtCATATTATAATGCATCATAATAAGATCttggaaagtatttttttaacaACACTTACAATTCATGGACATAATCATCTTTGACTGTTACAGGCAATCCATACTCCTGAAGAAAACTATTAAGGCAAGATTTCAGTTTTCCAATGTCATCCTCCACTTGATAGTTATAAACCCCTGAAAAAAAGATATAATTATTATAGACGGAACTAACTTTTTATTGCAAGTAAATGACATATAATTTTGTTAAGAGAATATTCTATCCTAtagaaaaagcagaaaagaacaaaattacAGAAATTACAGTATTAGAGAAAGTATTCATTTTTATCTCAGAAAGGATATGATATATACATACAACCTTACCAGGGTATCTACCATTGTGTTTAAAAAATCTGTCCACAGCTCGTAACATTAGGTAGAGCACCATTTCACTATCTGGATTATCCATATGAGAAGCttcaagaaacaaaacaaaatataatttacaAGAGAAAATTGTAAAAGGCTTGAGATTAATTTAACTAAATATATTTCCTATTCCTCAATTTTTCACATAACATATTCCACTTGCTATAAGAATGTTTCCATATCATATCTCTCCTCCTGTCTATTCTCTGCATTCAGATTGTGACTGATTCAAATGTTATACAGGCACAATAAGAGTATTTACTGAACAATAAAAACAAGCTACACATGTGATTCATCACTGCAACATTGCATTCACAATATATACAAATTCAAAGTGGGTTTTTTGGGAGATCTCAGATCTTTCTTGCAATTAAAATCTTGCCTTTACATTATAGCAAAAATGAAGAAAGCAGAAAAAAGGCCGTGCCTCTTCTACATCAAACATATTTGATTTGTacatgaaaacactgcaaaaggACACAACTAAATAAACTTACTGATCTCGTCTTTGTTTGAAGTATTCAGTCCATATTCTTCAGAAAGACATCTACATCGTACTATGCGAAGAAATGCTGAGTTACTGCCTAAACGCAGAATATCAAGGAGAGTGGGGAAATGGGAAGAGAGCAGGAGAGAATAGGTACTTTAAATATAAAGACTTAATTGTTACAACATGCGAGAGATAGTTATGTCATTCTTGCAATTATATTTcaaaacagtattttaaaatttCCCATGGAATTTGAAGTAAAAAATTTCAAATTTTCTATAAAGTTCTCAACTGTGACTTCTAGTTATACAGCAtacagttatagagtagcaaAGTCCTTTTTTCAATGTTCTTCATGCACCATTAAGGCTAATTAAGAAAAGAGCATTTTAGCAAATTCAGTTTGGATACATTATTAAACAATGACTGATTCCTTACAGCATTCCTTACAATTTAGCCTTATTAACctgcatgacccgtcaaaaccgcgctcgactaagctgcgcccgattaaaccgcgtcgctgacgtcatcaacagggcgacaacagccagcgtggagaaagaagggcgctttaaatagcgctttgaaagcaagccgattcaacttaaggtaagggttaggtttaaggttagctttagggttagctttagggttaggttaagggttaggattaggtttaggttaagggttaggtttagggttaggttaagggttaggtttaggattaggtttaggggggttaggtttaggggttaattttaggtttagggttcacagcgtgcttctgtctccgcgctgttgtcgccctgttgatgacgtcagctacacggtttagtcggacacggtttagtcgagcgcggttttgtggtggaaccattaacCTGATGTAAGTAGAACGAAATACTTACAAAGCAATTTCAATTCTTTTTGAGAAATGGATTCTGGTGCCTGTGAACAAAATGCAAATTTGTTTTAATGAAATTAGAATGCCTGACAATTGTCTTCTAGATTCCTGTTATAGAATTTGATTTAATCATATGTCCATAGCTGGGGGCACATACACAATTACAATGTTTTATCTATCTTCTACAATTCCCCATTTTGGGAATCAATCATGACAAGAAATATTTCAGGCTGGCTCACCCATCCCCCTCTCTTTatttggtgagatgggcagttctataaattttttaaaaaacataaataaattttaCTTCATTCTTTACTTCGATGTCTTTAAGGGAATGAAAACTGCATTTTCTACTACTCACTTTGCCAACTGACTGCAACAGCTTTGCAGCATAATTAGACACAGCTTCGGCATCTTTCTTGGCTTTATCACGgtatcttaaaaaataaaaataaagttccaAAAATGAACTTCAGCAAATCTAACCCCCAAATCAATAGATTTTGAAATATCCATAGTTTACTTGGTAGTAACCAATGGATGCAAAGCCAACTGTACTGTATGTATGGAGTGTGCAAAGCAGTaagaattttcaatattttatattcAAGTTGGAATTCTCTAACCAAGAATATGAATTCTTTGAACAAGAAATTGAAAGTGGATGAAGTAAATCTTGTCCTTTCTCCAAATGAGTAAAATGGAGTTACAAAAAAGGAACTGAGGAACTTATTTTCTTTAAGTTAAGCATGTCATAAGCTTAGAGTCATTACATTGCCACAAACTGCCCAACCCCTTTTTatgttgactcttatctggcaccaatttCGTACTAAACTTTAGTTGACTGGATTCTCATGTACAGGCTTGGGCAATAAATCTTTTGAACTGCAACTTATGgtatggtcctgattctttgctAACATCTACTGAATACAAATCTGGAACCAACCAATTACAAATTATCACTTCTATATATACTGCCTCTGCCTAAATGCTTGTCTTAAACCTACAGGAAAGCTTTTTCCATTGTGATTACAACTTATTATTTGTACTATGAATTAAAAGCAGTCTTTGATATTTTGAGAGCTAGCAGATTGCAAAAATTTGCCATCAGTTTGAGAGCACCTTTATACCGAAGTTAAAGCCACCCCAAAATAGGGAGCTTATAAAGTAGTCACAATGAAAATCTTTGCAGAAAACATTGGTTTTGAAGGGGATCTCAGTACAAATATAAAACAACTGTAGAAAAATACTTACATATTTTGCAAGCTGATAAATTTACTCGAATCTGCAATCATATCTGGAATTGTACCCCTAATGGGTAAATTTCCTTGACCTTCTTTGCTCACAAACTCTTTTACAGCTCGAGCCAGAATCCAAAAAGAAGAAGTCTAAGGAGAAAGGAGAACCAAACAAGTCAAAAACCAAAATTGATTGATCAAGTTTTTATTCAGAGTGTCAGAATACTAGACTAGAATACTAAAGTGGTTTGTATTTATTACCTGCTGTGAGAGATTGATACAATGATCATCACTGAAAATATCTTCAATACAACTTGGTACCTAAAAAGTCAAATTCAAGATAATATTTATTTCCACATTATTTTTTCTATTAGGAATGCAGTCACTAAGCAATTAAAAATTCTGATAGAAGGTGGCAACCTTCCTTTACCTTAGTAGCAATTACAGCGGTGTTTACATTTTTAATGGCTTCCTCAAAGTTTTCCTCATCTTCCAGGATTCCATTTTCATTCTTTAAAATTCctagaaagaaatgaagaacCTACTGAATAAGATTTTATTAACTAGAAAATAGGTGATAAACAGACAACCTCTATCTTTTGAATTAATATTACTATGTGGGAATTCTTTAGATAGGTTAAGGAACTTCTGATAAATACTGCATGCCACTGATGTAGACTTAGACACATATTTACAGTACATTCGTCTTTAAATAAAGTTCACCCAAACATAATACTacaatagatagacagagatggtCAAAAACTCTCACCTTGCCTAATCATCTCCCGGAAGGCCTCCTTTTCTTTGTAGTTCTTAGGTATCTGACCATTATTCTAAACAGAAATACAAcaggtttgaagtttattaaattatGTATTAATTAAGGCAAATAAAAATAGGTTCAACATCAAACAGTAAATGAATCTGGTTCGTTTTTTTTCCATAAGAACAAATGAGACTTAAAATTCTACTCTATTAGGAAACAAGTCAGAATTCCCATTTTACATATAATAATGCTAACCAAATCATAGGTAAATGCACCTGCTGGACGATGGGTTCAAGCAAGAATATATAAAGTGGAGCACATCAAAATGTACATATTTCAGTCGAAATGTTTAAGCCAGGATACTCGTGAGTTACAGCCAAATTCAATCAATTTTAGTGTAAATAATTATCATTAGTGGAATAAGCTATGACTAAATTAAGGCCCATTCTATGACTCAAGAGTACatgaggttttttaaaatttccatttgCATACATATATAGATACGAACAGATATATTATCTCCCATACAGGATGTGGCTAGTTTAAACAAGGCACTAAAACTAATAATAAGCTTAGCAACAGgatttacattaaaaaataggCATTCTTTGGAAGATCATGCTCCTAAAAATGTGATCcggcccagaggtggtattcagcaggttctgaccagttctggagaaccgttagtggaaattttgagtagtttggagaatagcACCTctgctattctctgcctcctgagtcccagctgatcgggagattttgcagtaaccttcccctggaatgaggaaggaatggagattttacagtatctttcccctgccatgcccaccaagccattcccaccaaaccacaccacacccaccaagccacacccacagaaccggcagtaaaaaaatttgaatcccaccactgatctgcccCCTGCAACTCATTTGGCCTCCTGTAAGGGCCTAAAACTTTGGCTCTGCCAAATGGCCCTGGGGCTGAAATGGGGTTGTCCCAATCTGGAGACAGCTGGTAGATTACATAAGATCCAACTTCCAACCCATTTACCCATGGATCCTTTATATAATTTATTGTTAATGTTTTGATTTTAAGGAGCAGTGTTTTAATGTTGCTAACTTTGTCTATGGTGCTTTTATAAtactgtaagctgcctagagtcacttgATGGCGAGATGCATAgcctacaaatttaataaatatagttAAACGTGATGTAGACATGGGCACAATCCACCCCCAACAACCTAACCATATGGATGAATACTTCCCCGGTGCAGAGAATAGGATATAGCTGACATGGCATATTGGAGATGAACACTAAATTCCCTTTCTCTGCAGTGCTGCCATGCACAGCCTGCAAACAGTTTTCTGCGTGCCAGTTAGATGGGAAGAAGAGATTGGGGAACAAGAAGCATTTATTGAAGTCTGTGGGGCTTCACTTAACCACAAGCGACCCAAGTTAAGGGCTTCTAAAATTTCCTCTGAATGGCATTTGATCAGCTTCATAACTAGCTACAATTCAATCTCACGTATAATTGCTTGATTCAACCCTGTGATTTCAGCAGCATGCAGGCAGCCTGTGATCAAGACTGCAGCATATAAAAGCACATAAGCCTCTCTGGTGGAAGGCATTATTCCCCCGGATCTGCAGCAGAAAGCATGAGTGACTGTAAGTTAGACTACTACCGTCAAGGTATCTACATACCTCATGACACCATTTTTCTAGATACTGGGATACAATCACAATCCATGGAATGTGGCTGTGTTCCTGCAAATGCAAAATTAAAGCAAGTATAGCAAAATAAAGAAACCAACGGAAATAGTGCACTTCTAAAGTTGGAAAGCAGGGTAGTTGGTACAAACTGAATTCATAGTGCAACAAAAATAGCTAAATCAACAGAATTGCCTTCGGTTAAGGGTTGCTACGAAATAATTGTGGACTAACCCTTTTCACTTGGTGCGATAGATCGACAGAATGTAAATTGTTTCCTCAGTTTTCCATTTGATTTTGAAAACCCCCAGGGAAAAATAAGAGATTCACAATCCTAGGTTGGAAATCACAAGTCAAATGGAGCTGGGCACTTTAAAGAAATTCAAAGCATTTAGATTCCTTTGAATTATATAAGCTTATTGGCTGGCTGCCCCACCTTAAAATTATACTGAAAGCATGTGGAGAAGGCAAGTCTGTAATAATGGAGATTGTTCAAAAAGCATGCttggatttgttttttttccccctaaaccaACAGACTGAACAAATTTCTATGTAACTTCAATGAACCAGTCACCATAACAAAATCAGATTTGACATGTAACAGATGAATCCATTGATCTAGATCAAGCCCCATTTTCATCTCTGGAAAGAAATATCCTttgtatgtcccaaaggtgcttttctgataggcaactggatttccttgttgttgttttccttgaaaacatttcgcttctcatccaagaagcttcttcagttctgatctgaagaagctccttggatgagaatcgaaatgttttcaagcaaaaaaaaacccaagaaagtccagctgccttttggaaaaagcacctttgggataatcatgatctggatcagaggtgggttcctaccagttcgcacctatttggtagaactggtttgtcaaatctcccgaaccagttagaagagattccaccagtggacctggaaagcaggccacacctacagaagagtttccaaaaatttttgaaacccaccactagaggagagagatacacacacagagagagacagatagacagacagacacacagagagaatcacatagagacagacagagggggggagggagggagggcggggcaaagaaccacacacacacagactcacacagagagagaaagagaaagagaaaggaaggaaggaaggaaggaaggaaggaaggaaggaaggaagaaaaagtgagagatgaaagaaaaaaagaaaaaagggacagagagacaaaaggaaagaaagaaagaaagaaagaaagagagagagagagagagagaacacatggccagcaaaccattcccaccaggtcacatggctggcaagccactcccacaaaggaggccacacccacagagtaagttcaaaaaatttttgaaacccaccactgatctggatgaTCGAGACACTTCATAGATGCCCTGTATAACAGCATATAATGCAATTCTAGAACAAATTCAAGAAACATTTCTCATACttatctatggatattctcagtaatccaggttgtcccaaaggtgctttttctagaggcaactggactttatggttttttttctttgcagacatttcacatctcatccaagaagcttcttcggctcttctctcaaagctgaagaagtttcttggatgagaaacaaaacctctttaaagaaaaaccagaaagttcagtggcctcttgaaaaagcacctttgggacagcgcTAATGCTTTCATGCACATACTGATGAGTTGGCCAAGCCTGTACCAACCTTTTTTTCCATATGCTCTAAATCGTAAGACTGGATATGTTCTCTCAGCTCTGGAAATGGATTGTCCAGTCTCAAATCATCCAAGGCGTTATCAGGGTGAGATTCTATAACTATTGAAAGATTAAACAACATTTCAGTTCTAAAGCCATAGCTGAAGGTAACATTATTGCTAAAGTCTGTGGTTTCGCCACAATTTTGTTCCTATTATTATataaaacatatacatatacacatatacagtatacatatgtcttatgtccaggatgtgaggggtccgtagttattttcacagccctcttactgcacgagtcaaaataactagagacccctcacatcctggacataaattgtttcaacttctaccctcaaaacaatgctatagagcactgcacaccagaacaactagacacaaggacagtttttccccgaatgc from Thamnophis elegans isolate rThaEle1 chromosome 14, rThaEle1.pri, whole genome shotgun sequence includes:
- the NAE1 gene encoding NEDD8-activating enzyme E1 regulatory subunit, with the translated sequence MASGRTAGRLSLKEQRYDRQLRLWGDHGQEALESAHVCVITATATGTEILKNLVLPGIGSFTIIDGNPVTGEDVGNSFFLQRSNIGQNRAQCATELLQELNNDVSGNFVEENPDKLLDNDPSFFCRFNVVIATQLPENTLLRLADVLWNYNIPLLICRTYGLIGYMRIVIKEHPVIESHPDNALDDLRLDNPFPELREHIQSYDLEHMEKKEHSHIPWIVIVSQYLEKWCHENNGQIPKNYKEKEAFREMIRQGILKNENGILEDEENFEEAIKNVNTAVIATKVPSCIEDIFSDDHCINLSQQTSSFWILARAVKEFVSKEGQGNLPIRGTIPDMIADSSKFISLQNIYRDKAKKDAEAVSNYAAKLLQSVGKAPESISQKELKLLCSNSAFLRIVRCRCLSEEYGLNTSNKDEITSHMDNPDSEMVLYLMLRAVDRFFKHNGRYPGVYNYQVEDDIGKLKSCLNSFLQEYGLPVTVKDDYVHEFCRYGAAEPHTIAAFIGGAAAQEVVKIVTRQFVIFNNTYIYNGMSQTSATFKL